TGCCGATTGGCACAAATGCGAGGCCTGGCCTAAGGACTTGTGGATTGAGATGAACCTTACCTTTTTCGATTTTTGTGAGATAAGGACGCGTCCCAGTTTGTATTCTGATCATTCAACTAATATTTCGAAGCATTCtcacctctataaatagaggatgCCTCTTAAAATTCAACACACTTTTTCATGCTTTCTGACCCCTCTCTTTCTggctcttctcttcttttcctttccccCTTATGTTAAAGATGTTTTGGAGGTTCTTTCTttaggaatttcttttttgaaagcgaagtattttaggcttcaaagagttgaataaatttctttgaatcctaaaatattCATTCACTAAGAAGAGCACACTCATGCAAGAGGTagtctatttcttttcttcttctagtCTTCTCTATTAATTTTGTTGATGATGcatgtttgattattttttattcttgattCTTTAAATTTGCTcttagatgattttttttttcttgaatctcAAAATCTACTAATTGTCAAAGATCTCTTTAAactaaaaactgatttgtattttcattagaTATAGATGTGATTTTTCTAACACaaaaaactgatctgtattttcattaaatacagatctaatTTTCTTAACACAACAAAACTtatctatattttcattaaatatagatctagttttatttttctctgaATTTTGGCCTCGTTCTCCACCATGTTGTTGTTGACGTCGTTTATTAACTTCTCTAGTTAACTCTTGGCTTTGTTGCGTCAAGTCCGCCATTGTAGCAGCCATGGACTACAACTGTTGTTGGACGGTCATCGGGGGTACTGGTGCACAATTTGGGTGACTGGAGGCATTTCCACTCTCTTGGTGTCCTGGACTAGTGGCCATTGACCTAGTCCGAACCATGCAACTTTTTTGTCTTGGAAAGAGCAAAGAAGTTAACacttagaaactttttttcttattatccCTACAAACaccgccaactgatgatgcacgAAAATCAATAGGCTGGAATGCTTCAGATTATGTTAATGGCTTTTGGtcctgaaaagaaaagaaagaattgtcAAGGGTGACCGGTGTAACCCAGTCAAGGACTCTCCAACAGTTAAGttagttttctctctagaacacaTTTGAAGGGGAAAATAGTGAATGGTGGTACTTGGGCGAATAGGACTTGttccttttatagagagttagaAGTGGGTCTACTTGTTCGGATCCACCACCATCGTGGGTGATGTGAGTAgttaatggagaaaatgggtAAATGGAGTACGTGGAGCAAATTACAAGGAATTCCTTCCACGTTTTGAGAGTAGTACACTATGGTCAGATCATAAGGAAGTTTATGAGAAGTCCTTTTgtagaattcaccaagtgttatTTGGTCATCCTTATGTTTGTATTATGGATGACCTACCTAGTCTTGTTACAAAGGGACTTGTATTGTTTCCTAAGTATAATGTTCTTGTTCTCCTCTTCTTAAGGTTTCCTGGACGTGGTCAAGTTATGGACGCGGTGACTGTGGACGATCATCATGGACGAACATCCTTAACTTAGTCCCCATCACCtctaaaacctctaaaatgaagaaaataatccTAAAACCactataataacaaaaatacccctgaaatcACTAGAATAACCAAAATTACGCCCCTCCCCCCAACCTGAAACcattaaaatgaacaaaatgccTTAAAACTTCAAAACAACAAAGAATACATCGAAAACACTTGAATAACCAAATTATCCCAAAACCTTTCAAATGgccaaaaattctcaaaaatagtaaaaatgaccaaaaataccccGAAAACtctaaaagacaaaaatatctCAAAACCTGTAAATTGATTAAAACGATAcccccaaaatcacaaaaatgaccaaaatgcccttaaTTCCCCTAGAATGAGCAAAAAGACCCTAAAACCTTAATTCAGATTGGATTGACCAAGACTGATTAGGCCCAAACTGGACTTGTCTGGTTAGGTTTGATCTAGGGATTTAATAGACGTAGGGTTGTAAACGAGCCAAGTTTTGCTGAGTAATGCatgttcaagcttggcttgacaggaaaaatcaaaagcttgagcttgcttgagcttgtgacaagcctaaaaatagtgtTTAAGCTTGAGCTTGTGGGAAAGCCAAAAAGCTTGACCTTGCCTTGGCTTagcttgattaattagtcaagccaaactcaagcttaatatcaagctcaaactcGAGCTTAGGTCAAgtttttgaacttgaaatctaaaaaaattacattattaaatgcTGAAATCtctaaaactaagaaaaaagaaaaagaaaatattatactcattttatcatgcatcTAGTCTTACTTATGATTAGctattattcaaattaataatttacataattaaatttattcattcattcatcCATCATTTTTTATCTACAATTTCAGtaattgttcaaaatacaaCTTTTACATTCACGTTAGATGGTgaagaactagaaaaaaaaatacatgtttgtaacTATTATGAATGAGAATATATTAACATGTTTCATAACTTTACTTTACATGATTGATAAGAGAGGATCATATGTGACctacttaattatttatttatttttaaatgtaactataGTCTAAAGTGATTCTTTATCAATttaaagggaaggaaaaaaattaaagtaatataGGTAGTGTTCTCATGTTGGCCATGTCATTATTAAGATATgtgtaatgagtatatttaACTAACACATATAAATCTATAAATGAGTTTATGCTTGAATTGTTATGTATCAAGCCTAATAGCTCATaagtaggggtgtcaattcgggttagcgtgtcgggttcgtgtcgtgtcaaggtaggggtattcgactaaatggctcaaccctaacccgacccatttaataatcgtgtcatgatccttcaaccctaacccgacctgttaataaggcgggttgacctgactcaacccatttgacatgcttaataaacgagtcgtgttgggttgacacgaatgtaacacaacccatttcaacctgcataatatcaaatataacatccatctagaaataatttttttttacatcccaaaaagcaATGCATACACTTCAAATCTTCAACTCACATTCAAAAGAATATAGTTTagcaaaaatataacatttatctagaaaataagttctttacactccaaaagaagtgcatacacttcaaccaaattcaaaataactaagtttaacaaaaataaaataacatagttcaaaaaaaaatataatatccttggaactcgtTAAAtactaagtatcaatattgaaaaaatttgagtaaacagtagactaatcctgactatgaccaCTATTATCATctatagattctttgttgatgtccaaattcataacatcttccacaagctcattcaattttatttgtgcaagttctatgccaaaaaaaaaaaaaagtattagtagttctagggtatgtaaagtttcaatttccaattatatcccttgtaaatttttgtaattactcacttttctttttaaatttaaaatatatgttggatataaaaggtatttaaaaaatctaaaataaaataaatatttatttgttaaatgagttaaacgggttgtgttaagtgggtcatttcgggttgacacaaataaattgacgtgtcaaacgtgtctattgcgggttatgcgagttgacccgcttatgacacgtttcttatcgtgttGCTTTCGAgtcgacccgtttatgacccaaactcATTAAGgtccaaccctaacccgaaaaaatccgtgttgggttcgtgtcgtgttcgcgggttgggtcgaacattgacacccctactcATAAGCTTGTttgtgaataaatttttttgcttgggctcggtttgtttattaaacaaCCCTAAAACTAAGGCTTAAACTtggtttatttataaaaaaaaaaaacataaataagttttttacgGCCAAAAtggaagaaattaaaaaaagaaaaagaaaaaaaaaaagaaaaaaaagaacagaaaagaaaagaagcaaaaacGGAAGTGTTCGTAATTAGAGAGATCTGGTGATGAGTGTTGAGTGTTGACCCaaaacaaccacaaccacaaccaccaacaCCTCACTTCTCCCCCGAAAACCAGAAATATAACAAACAGAAGATTATTAGTTTCTTAAACAGAAGATCTCCCTTTCGCTATGGACTCTTTGCTAGCTAGCTACGGCtcttcagaagaagaagaagaatcaaaatcatctcctttccttTCTCTCCCTAAACCTAaatcttcctctctctttctatccCTCCCccaacccaaatccaaatccctaaacccaaacccaaacccaaacccaaatccaaatcccaaCCAACACCAACATCAACCCAAAAGGGTTGTCCAATTCCGCCCTCCCATAAAATCAACCCACCACGAGGATgaggaagacgaagacgaagacgaagaaaaggaaagaaatcgGCGAAAGGAATCCGAGTCTTTGGCTGCCGCTGAAGCCCCGTCTGTGAAGTCGTTCTTGTCGAGCATTCCGGCACCCAAGAACTCCATCACTTTGGGCGTTCTTTCGAGCCGTCGAGCCACCATTGAGGTCCCCCAACCCCCTGCCGAATCCTGTTATGCAACAAATTACGAATTGGGTAGTcatcacaatcacaatcacaatctGAATGTCAATATGGATGatcaatcacaatatgttaGTAGTGGTGGTGAGAATTTAAGTTATGATGCTATTTATGGGAGTAATTGGGGTGATACTGTGTCGGGGAGCTCGACCTCACAAAGTGCGGTTACTGTGCTGgggaagagagggagaaaagagATTCCTACAGAAGAAATAGTTGAGATCAAGC
This DNA window, taken from Quercus robur chromosome 2, dhQueRobu3.1, whole genome shotgun sequence, encodes the following:
- the LOC126713779 gene encoding uncharacterized protein LOC126713779 produces the protein MDSLLASYGSSEEEEESKSSPFLSLPKPKSSSLFLSLPQPKSKSLNPNPNPNPNPNPNQHQHQPKRVVQFRPPIKSTHHEDEEDEDEDEEKERNRRKESESLAAAEAPSVKSFLSSIPAPKNSITLGVLSSRRATIEVPQPPAESCYATNYELGSHHNHNHNLNVNMDDQSQYVSSGGENLSYDAIYGSNWGDTVSGSSTSQSAVTVLGKRGRKEIPTEEIVEIKQDELMKNRPREDQVKLTGIAFGPSYQPVSTKGKPTKLHKRKHQIGSLFYDMKQKEMELTERRAKGFLTKAETQAKYGW